One region of Ficedula albicollis isolate OC2 unplaced genomic scaffold, FicAlb1.5 N00436, whole genome shotgun sequence genomic DNA includes:
- the LOC101811624 gene encoding feather keratin Cos1-2-like, whose protein sequence is MSCNPCCQPCGPCPLANSCNECCVRQCQSSHVAIEPPAVLVTLPGPILSSFPQNTAVGSSTSAAIGNILSCGGVPISSGGFDLSCITNCYGGSRCRPC, encoded by the coding sequence ATGTCCTGCAACccttgctgccagccctgcggcCCCTGCCCgctggccaacagctgcaatgagtgctgtgtcaggcagtgccagagctcccACGTGGCCATTGAGCCGCCTGCTGTGCTGGTCACCCTGCCCggccccatcctcagctccttcccacagaaCACCGCCGTGGGatcctccacctctgctgccatAGGCAACATCCTCAGCTGTGGTGGAGTGcccatcagctctgggggcttTGACCTCTCCTGCATCACCAACTGCTATGGTGGCAGCAGATGCCGACCCTGCTAA